The proteins below are encoded in one region of Lactuca sativa cultivar Salinas chromosome 3, Lsat_Salinas_v11, whole genome shotgun sequence:
- the LOC111894276 gene encoding cellulose synthase-like protein G3 yields MLEAPLNTRKPSPERWFNRAYTLVYTAAIFALVYRHCYNLVYHPSFTTIFLLLADVVLALVWATWQAYLLNPIQRKVFPENLTKVVKESDYPGLDVVVCTADPFREPPVRVINTALSVMAYEYPTEKLSVYVSDDGGSQLTLFAFMEAAKFAKHWLPYCRKYDIMDRSPEVYFGSDSFFFPEAYQIKVMYETMKAKIEKVVDSGTVSPDLITDERWLKALDKWTPTFTPQNHPAVVEVLLESNEDKDITDHPLPNLIYVSREKNKSVHHNFKGGALNSVIRVSATLTDAPIFLVLDCDMYSNNPKTALYTLCHFLDPKVDPNLALVQFPQCFHDINKVDTYGAEHLPEIRTIPMGMDGICGTMFIGSGGFFKRQALLGSPASIGPSDIKQAKTHCLGNKSMKSDDILAVAHRVAGCQYEENTKWGLEMGFRYGSLVEDIYTSFRLQCQGWTSVFCDPERPSFLGNSPMALSDLLLQSKRWFVGFLEMVTSKHNPITYGFKYMNPIHALCYAHYNFRPFWAIPIVIYAFLPQLALLNSYSIFPKVSDTWFPLYAFLFLGAYGKSLFEFLVAGGTFVKWRNSTRMWLALGCSSYPFSMVDWVLKSLGLSTIEFNVTSKVLDDELKKRYEAGLFEFGVESPLFLTISIAAVVNLLAFLMGTIQVLKNGGFEELFAQLFIAGFGVINSWPIYEAMLLRSDKGKMPMMTTLKALGVASVVYFVSSLAF; encoded by the exons ATGTTGGAAGCACCCCTTAACACTCGGAAACCCTCCCCGGAAAGATGGTTCAATCGAGCTTACACCCTCGTTTACACAGCTGCCATTTTTGCACTCGTATATCGCCATTGTTATAACCTAGTTTACCATCCTTCCTTCACCACCATTTTCCTACTGCTAGCAGATGTTGTGTTAGCATTGGTATGGGCAACATGGCAGGCTTATCTCCTGAATCCGATCCAGCGAAAGGTTTTCCCGGAGAACCTGACAAAGGTGGTAAAAGAGAGCGATTACCCGGGGCTGGATGTGGTGGTTTGTACGGCAGATCCTTTCAGGGAACCACCAGTCAGGGTGATTAACACCGCCTTGTCTGTGATGGCTTATGAATATCCAACGGAAAAGTTGTCGGTATATGTGTCGGACGACGGAGGGTCACAGCTTACTCTGTTTGCGTTCATGGAGGCTGCCAAGTTTGCAAAACATTGGTTGCCATATTGCAGGAAGTACGATATAATGGACAGGTCTCCAGAAGTTTACTTCGGAAGTGATTCATTTTTCTTCCCTGAAGCATATCAAATCAAG GTGATGTATGAGACCATGAAAGCCAAAATTGAGAAGGTCGTTGACAGTGGAACCGTTAGTCCTGATCTAATCACCGATGAACGTTGGTTGAAAGCTCTTGATAAATGGACACCCACATTCacaccacaaaatcatcctgCAGTGGTTGAG GTTTTGTTAGAAAGTAATGAAGACAAAGACATTACAGACCATCCATTGCCGAATCTTATCTATGTTTCACGAGAGAAAAATAAGTCTGTGCATCATAATTTTAAGGGTGGAGCCCTAAACAGTGTA attCGTGTGTCCGCGACATTAACAGATGCACCAATCTTCTTAGTCTTAGATTGTGATATGTACTCAAACAACCCAAAAACAGCACTTTATACTTTATGTCATTTCTTGGATCCTAAAGTTGACCCAAATCTTGCACTCGTTCAATTTCCTCAATGCTTCCATGACATTAACAAGGTCGACACTTATGGTGCTGAACATTTGCCTGAGATACGAACGATTCCTATGGGAATGGATGGTATTTGTGGGACGATGTTTATAGGGAGTGGTGGCTTCTTCAAACGACAAGCTCTACTCGGAAGTCCAGCTTCTATTGGTCCTTCTGACATCAAACAAGCAAAAACACATTGTCTTGGAAATAAATCGATGAAATCTGACGATATATTAGCAGTAGCACACCGTGTTGCAGGTTGTCAGTATGAGGAAAACACCAAATGGGGTTTAGAG ATGGGATTTAGGTATGGTTCATTGGTGGAGGACATTTATACGAGCTTCAGACTGCAATGTCAAGGATGGACGTCTGTTTTCTGTGACCCAGAAAGACCATCGTTCCTCGGGAATTCCCCAATGGCGCTTAGTGATCTCCTACTCCAATCAAAAAGATGGTTTGTAGGATTTCTCGAAATGGTAACGTCCAAACACAATCCGATAACATATGGGTTTAAGTATATGAATCCTATTCATGCCTTATGCTACGCACACTACAACTTTCGACCTTTTTGGGCTATTCCAATCGTCATCTACGCGTTCTTACCCCAACTAGCTCTTCTAAACTCGTACTCAATATTCCCGAAG GTTTCAGACACTTGGTTTCCATTATATGCGTTTCTTTTCCTTGGAGCATATGGAAAAAGTCTTTTTGAATTTCTGGTGGCTGGAGGAACGTTTGTAAAATGGAGGAATAGTACACGAATGTGGTTGGCTTTGGGATGTTCGAGTTACCCATTTTCAATGGTCGATTGGGTGCTCAAGTCTCTTGGTTTGTCAACGATAGAATTCAATGTTACAAGCAAGGTTTTAGATGATGAGCTAAAGAAGCGTTACGAGGCAGGTTTGTTTGAATTTGGGGTAGAATCACCATTATTCTTGACGATTTCAATAGCAGCAGTTGTCAACTTGTTAGCTTTCTTGATGGGTACAATACAAGTTCTTAAGAACGGTGGATTTGAAGAATTATTTGCACAATTATTCATAGCTGGGTTTGGAGTGATAAATAGTTGGCCAATATATGAAGCCATGTTGTTGAGGAGCGACAAAGGAAAGATGCCCATGATGACTACGTTGAAAGCACTTGGCGTCGCTTCGGTTGTTTATTTCGTCTCCTCTTTGGCATTTTGA